TTATCTGAAAAAAGTTATTGGAATGGGCAAGAAAGCATTTATCACGGTTAAATACTGACTAATATGTTAAAAGACGAGATTGATGAGATCAATAATAATATCCAAACTCAAATTATTATGAGTTATTCATTTTATAAAGGAATGGATAGTAGAAAAAATTTTAGGTACAAGTCTATAGTCGAAACAAATCTTTACGTAATGACAATTCAATCTGATTTAGTTAATGCTGTTGTTGGGTTAACAAACTCAAATACTGAAATTCAAATGAAATTTTATGCACGAGCGTTATCAGTTATACTTTACGAATATCTGAAAGATTTAAGTTCAATTCTCGGCAAAGAATTGATCGACAATCTCAAAGCTATCGGGTTCTTAGACCCAATCGAAGGCATAAAAAAATTGAATAAAGAGTATAGCAATTTAAGAAAGGCGAGGTCTAAAGAACTTAGAACAATAAGACACAAAACTTTTGCTCATAAAAGTAAAAATAGAATTGAACTCATTGATACTATTTTTAATGTAGATGTAAAATCTATAGAAAACTTAGCATCAGATATCATATTATTAAACGGTAAGTTGACTAGACTGTCTACAAAAATTTTCAAATACATTGGCGATTATCACAGAGAAAATGGAGAGTTGTGATGGCTTACCGCTTGATCCTCATTACTTAAATTCAGATCTATTATAGGGAGGTTGGATAGGATTTTCATGGTTTGAATTTGACATAAAGATACAAACCAAGAAATTTTTAATTTATAGGATCATGGAGTTAGGATTATTTTTGAGTAGCATAGAATACTCTCAAAAACTTAGTAAAGGCAGACTTAAGTCTGCCCTTACTAAGTACTGGCGTAGCAGCTCAAGTAGGAGTTCAGAGAGGTACGTTTCCTTCAAAACAGATTGATAGCGCTTTACCTTTTCACCACCTTACGAGTAACTAGTCGTCCATCAATTTCCAGCTGCAACAAATAAATACCTGAATCTAGAGACTGTAAATCAATCTGTCGATCTACATTTTTTAATTCTAAAACTTGAGTACCAACTAAGTCAAAGAGTGTTGCAGTTTGCACAGGTTCAAGAGACTGAATGTTCAAAACCTCATCAACTGGATTAGGAAATAATTTCACCTCAGATTTAAAATCCTCCTCAATACTCGCCGTGTTTTGATAAACCCTAACGTAATCGATAACCATATCGTCTTCTTGAAAATTGGGATCGATACCACCTGCTATTCCACCCATAGCAACATTCAACAGCATGTATTGATCAGCGTCAAATGGCCAGGTGTTTTGATCTTTTATCGCTGGGTTATATGTATAGAAGGGAACGTCATCTATCAAAAAAGTAATTTGATTAGGCGACCAGTTCATAGAATACACGTAAAAGTTATTTGCTACATCATTTAATACACGCTCTCTAACATTCTGAGTATTTCCAAAACTGCTGGGCGTGTGTAAGGCACTTGAAACATGATTAGTTGCTCCCAGACCGTGTTCCATAATGTCTATTTCACCACAAAATGGCCAATCGACATTACCAAACTGTGGTTGCCAGAACCCACCAGCCTCATTGACATTTTTCCCCAGAGTCCATATCGCAGGCCACGTACCGTCTCCAAATGGTAATTTTGCTCTCACGTCTACTCTACCGTAGGTAAATGCAAACTTGGAATTCAATCGTGCCGATGTGAATTGCTTCGTCTCTCCTTGGTCGGTAAAAGTTTCTCTTTTTGCAACGATATGTAAAAATCCATCTTGCATATAAGAGTTGGTCAAACGGTCTGTATAATGTTGCACCTCACCATTGAACCAGCTACCACCAGCGGGCAGTTGGGTCTGATGGAACCAGTTTGAGGAGTTAATAGGGACTTGAGTGTTAGAGGGAGAGTCAAATTCATCACTCCAAACCAGATCCGTATATTCAATGTCGATGACATTGGGGTCGGTAGGTGTGCTACCATCATCAATGTCATCTACGAGAAAAATTCCAGCTTGATTGAAACTGGGATCAAAGAAAAAGGTTACCCTGCTGTATTCTTCGTCTGCATTGATAGAAGTATTTGTTCCACTTACGATGGCATTGGCAAAATCAAAACTCAGATCGATCCAGCTATTTTGATTTCCAGCTGATATTCCCACGGGAACTTCCACATCTTGTCCCGTGCCCTGTTCCATTTTAAGTAAGATGGTATGAGTAAGATTATCGGTGATGTAAACTCGCATGTTAACGATTTTATTTACATCCAGATCTACGGGTCGTATCAAATCTATAAAGGCACCTTCAAACGGTGCGCCGCCAGAATTTTGGAATCTTCCCACATCATTTGAACCATTTTGAGGATCACTAACCCGTGTAAAATTAGTCCCACTAAAACCAGTAAAAACATCTTGAGTGTCAGAAAAATCAATAGGCATTTGCTGCGCATTCAGTACCTGAGAAAAGCAGAAAACATATAGGAGCAACAGGGTATTCTTAATCATCATAGTCATTTTGACTAAAATAGCCCTAACTACAACGATTGCACTAATTTATGACCTCAACACGAGTATAACATGACATAAGTTTAACGAATAATGCCTATTAGGACGGTAGAGGTTGCTGAGATCTCGCTTTCGCGAAAGCGAGAAACAAATCATCTTTTAAGTGCAAAATACCCCTTGAGTATTTCTTGATCAGGAATTTCTAAGGTAAACCAATAGCTACTGGAAGGCATGGGTTGATTGTTAAATGTACCGTCCCAACCTATTCCCGGACTGGTAAATTGATATAACAACTTGCCGTGACGGTCAAAAATGGTAAGCACCGTTCCTGGAAATTCCTCAATACCTTCAATATTCCAAGTGTCGTTATAACCATCATCATTTGGGGTGAAAAAAGGCTCAAAATCCAAAACCACAAAATCTTGCGTAGTGATTCCGCAACCGTTTTTATCCCTAACATCTACTATATGAGTACCTCTGAAGAGGTTTTCAAAAATATTTTCGTCTTGATAAGGCAACCCGTCAATGCTGAATTCATAGTCTCCCGTCCCTTCTACGACGATGGTCGCATTATTACCACCTGAATTGAATCCATCAGTCAGAATTTCAACGATTGTAGCCGCTTCTGAAGGCTCTACGGTGATGGTCAAGTCAGTAGTACAGCCAAATTCATTAGTAACTGTAACCGTAAAATCACCTGAAGTCGTCACCTGAGTCTGAAAGGCATCAGGCCCTTCGTCGCCATTACTCCACTCATAATAATCAAAACCCTGCTCTACTTCAAGTGTCAATGGCGTGGTAGCGTCCAAGCAAATCCCAATAGGCTCTTGTGGTTCTAGAAATGGTTTGGGATTCAACCGCGCAGATACCTCACCTACGTCGATACAACCGGTCACATTATTCTGGATTACCACGTAAAGCGTTTGAGGTGTTGAACTGATACCGTAGGTTGTTAATCGGTTGATATCATTGGTGCGATCCTGGGGTGTTTCATAATAGAAAACATCATTTACAGATGCATCTTGTCCATCGAGAATTTCTGCATCAAGATCGGCGAGAGGTGCATCAAGGAAATCATCAAAATCGTCATCACAAAATTGCCCTACCGCAGGATCGATGTTAAACACAGGTGGCGGCGCAACTTGATAAGGAAAAGTTACGTAAAACTCGCAACGATCTCCTGTAGGATCGACAAACTTGATCACGTCTTGCTGTAATGTCGTAGTTGCCGTACGATTTGGGTTGATTGGGTTCGCATCTATATAAGCGTCATCAATGGTATTAAAGTACGTCACTTGAAATTGATTGAAATCGGGCTCGATCGCATCCAGGTAATTAGACAGATTTAGTGTTTCAGTCGTCAGGGTGGAGCAAAAGAACTCGGTTTCAGTAGTGAAGTCAACGGCCTCATCATCTACCCTTAGCTCAAATTCCGAGAAGTTGACACAGTCAGAGTCGGTACGCTCTGCTCGAACGTAAATGGTATCGCTATTTGAGTTATTTTGATATAATCCTACGATCTCATTGTCATTGATATTTGCATCATTTTCAGTCTGAAAATATCTTACAATCGTGTTAGGAGTAGCTATAAGGTCAGTATCAAATTGCGTCAGGTCTATATTTGTGATTCCATCGTTAGGCGAGGGGTCATTATCGCAAAATTCTATAAAATCCAGGGGATTGATTTCTGGTGGTGGAGGCAGTTGTGCGCTACCACCCGTACTCATGGTAAAACCTCCATCGCCTATTGCCAGTCCTATAATAATATAATAGGTTTCTCCCGCGATCACGTCCAGCGCTCTCAGAAAACCATCGTTAGCAGGATCATTAGACATAGCTCCAGGACCCTCACTCACCTCTGTGGCGACATCATTTAGTCCCGTGGCACCACTAATTCCTGCAGCGGCTGGATTAATACTGGAACAGCGTATCGCAGCTCCGAGATTTGTACAATCTGTCGTGGGACCAAAAACCGCAAAATCATAATCAGCTTGATCTTGCTCGGGATCTAGGGTGAAGGTAAATTGACCTGTTTGTTCGATCTCGATCTTAAACCACACCTGATCTGCTCTAAAATTATAACAATTGGGCGCAGGATTATTGGGTAAGGTAAACTCATCTACACCTATTCCAGCTGGGTCTATCGCAAGATCTGTATCGCCGCATAAACTTATGGCATTCACGCAATCATTTGGATTCTGTGCGATTAAAAATATTGGAAATAAAAAGAAAAACAGTTTTCTCATAAATGGCGGTCGATAGTATTTAAAAATTGATCCAAGTCTTCAGTTGTATTGTAGTAATGAAATCCCACTCTTATACCATCTCCTCTTTTACAGCACAAAATTTTCACGGCAAGTAAGTCTTGCAGCACCTCATCACTCAGCTTCAGATTAAAGATAGAAGAATGAACATCTCTTCCTAGAACCTCACTAGCAATTAAATTGCGTGAAGCAAACGCTGTTTTTGCTTGACTGGAAATCTTGTTTATAGCAATGCTTATTTTATGGATCCCATAAGAATCAATAAGTTCTATAGCTTTACGCAAAGCTCCAAAAGAAACCGAATCAAGATGCCCGGGTTCAAAATAACCAATAAAACTGCCTCGTTGGTTTCTTATTTCTGATATTTCTATGTGAGGAAAATATTCACTTAGCCTAGCGACTGTTTCTTCTTTGAAACACATAAATGCGTTACCATTCCCAGCGTGCATCCACTTGTAACAGCTGGCGGCTAGGATGTCTATTCCGCTTTCGCGAAAGCGGAATTCTTCAACACCTAGATATTGAGTGGCATCTGCAATGATTATAACATCAGGAAAGCTTGCTTTGAGATCTTTAAGAAAATCCAGATCGATTTTCATTCCTGAAATGTATTGTACGATGGAAAGGCACAGAAAATCGGGCTCGTGTTTTTTCACTGCATCCCAAATTTGATGCTCCAGATCAGCGCAGAGCGGCACATAACTTGTCGGAAAGCCCATCGAAATCACGGGATAATTGATCGAGGGGTAATCTCCATCAATCAACAAAAACCTTTTAGATCGCGGCAATTTTTCTAGCAACGCATTAAATGCTAGTGAAAAATTGGGTGTGAGCGCGGTGAATTGATAGTCTGAATCTAAGAAGTGAGCGACTGTCCTGCGTACCTCTTCCAGAAAGTCACCTCTTTTGCGCATCATAAACAGAGGGTCACTTGCCAACTGATTTGCGAAACAAGTTTTGTAATCTTTGAGTTCTTGAGATATAAGCCCTTGTTCAGGCGTGTTGAGGTAAACAAAATCTTCTAAAACAGGAAAAGTGAGAGTCATTTATAGCTTTATTAATGCCACCTGTTTCAGGTATGAATTACATTTGATCGTTAAAAATAGGTAGAAAATGTTTGGGTTCAAGAAAAAAGAGCAACAAGGAATAGACCCTGTACAGAAAGAAATGATTGAAAACGCGCGCTTGCGCATCAAGCAAAAAAGGGGGCTGTTCACTCACTTCATCGTCTTTCTGGTAGGATCAGTAGGTTTGATTATTATCAGTCAGGTTTTTATGGAAAGTAAACCAGAACCATGGTTTGGAATCGACTGGTGGATCTGGATCATTTTTGCATGGTTCTTACTGCTTCTTTATCATGCCTTCAATGTATTTGTGACCAAAAGGCTTTTAGGTCCTGAGTGGGAAAAGCGACAGTATGATCGCCTGGTAGGAAAACAAAAGGAACGTATCTCAAAATTAGAACAGAAAGTAGCCAAAGAATTTCCTACTCCGCTAGCAAAGGTTGAGACTGAAGCGCCCATCAAACCCGTAGTAACCATGATCGCCGCCGTTGACGGTAATCTGGGATTAGGAAAAGACAATGATCTAGTCTGGCATCTACCAGATGACTTTAAACGCTTTAAAGCAATAACAACTGGTCATAATATTATCATGGGTCGCAAGACTTTTGAGGGTTTCCCTAAGCCGTTACCCAACCGTACCCACATAATTCTCACCAGAGATCAGAACTACAAAACCACTCAAGGCATAGTTGTTCATGACATGAAAACTGCACTCGCAACCGCTGCAGGTGATGACCAACCTTTC
This genomic interval from Nonlabens spongiae contains the following:
- a CDS encoding T9SS type B sorting domain-containing protein translates to MNAISLCGDTDLAIDPAGIGVDEFTLPNNPAPNCYNFRADQVWFKIEIEQTGQFTFTLDPEQDQADYDFAVFGPTTDCTNLGAAIRCSSINPAAAGISGATGLNDVATEVSEGPGAMSNDPANDGFLRALDVIAGETYYIIIGLAIGDGGFTMSTGGSAQLPPPPEINPLDFIEFCDNDPSPNDGITNIDLTQFDTDLIATPNTIVRYFQTENDANINDNEIVGLYQNNSNSDTIYVRAERTDSDCVNFSEFELRVDDEAVDFTTETEFFCSTLTTETLNLSNYLDAIEPDFNQFQVTYFNTIDDAYIDANPINPNRTATTTLQQDVIKFVDPTGDRCEFYVTFPYQVAPPPVFNIDPAVGQFCDDDFDDFLDAPLADLDAEILDGQDASVNDVFYYETPQDRTNDINRLTTYGISSTPQTLYVVIQNNVTGCIDVGEVSARLNPKPFLEPQEPIGICLDATTPLTLEVEQGFDYYEWSNGDEGPDAFQTQVTTSGDFTVTVTNEFGCTTDLTITVEPSEAATIVEILTDGFNSGGNNATIVVEGTGDYEFSIDGLPYQDENIFENLFRGTHIVDVRDKNGCGITTQDFVVLDFEPFFTPNDDGYNDTWNIEGIEEFPGTVLTIFDRHGKLLYQFTSPGIGWDGTFNNQPMPSSSYWFTLEIPDQEILKGYFALKR
- a CDS encoding family 16 glycosylhydrolase produces the protein MMIKNTLLLLYVFCFSQVLNAQQMPIDFSDTQDVFTGFSGTNFTRVSDPQNGSNDVGRFQNSGGAPFEGAFIDLIRPVDLDVNKIVNMRVYITDNLTHTILLKMEQGTGQDVEVPVGISAGNQNSWIDLSFDFANAIVSGTNTSINADEEYSRVTFFFDPSFNQAGIFLVDDIDDGSTPTDPNVIDIEYTDLVWSDEFDSPSNTQVPINSSNWFHQTQLPAGGSWFNGEVQHYTDRLTNSYMQDGFLHIVAKRETFTDQGETKQFTSARLNSKFAFTYGRVDVRAKLPFGDGTWPAIWTLGKNVNEAGGFWQPQFGNVDWPFCGEIDIMEHGLGATNHVSSALHTPSSFGNTQNVRERVLNDVANNFYVYSMNWSPNQITFLIDDVPFYTYNPAIKDQNTWPFDADQYMLLNVAMGGIAGGIDPNFQEDDMVIDYVRVYQNTASIEEDFKSEVKLFPNPVDEVLNIQSLEPVQTATLFDLVGTQVLELKNVDRQIDLQSLDSGIYLLQLEIDGRLVTRKVVKR
- a CDS encoding dihydrofolate reductase, coding for MFGFKKKEQQGIDPVQKEMIENARLRIKQKRGLFTHFIVFLVGSVGLIIISQVFMESKPEPWFGIDWWIWIIFAWFLLLLYHAFNVFVTKRLLGPEWEKRQYDRLVGKQKERISKLEQKVAKEFPTPLAKVETEAPIKPVVTMIAAVDGNLGLGKDNDLVWHLPDDFKRFKAITTGHNIIMGRKTFEGFPKPLPNRTHIILTRDQNYKTTQGIVVHDMKTALATAAGDDQPFIIGGGEIYKLGLPFADRLELTRIHEVFDVDTYFPEFSKSQWKLINSEHHPKDDSHKHDFDYETWERIKK
- a CDS encoding aminotransferase class V-fold PLP-dependent enzyme, whose product is MTLTFPVLEDFVYLNTPEQGLISQELKDYKTCFANQLASDPLFMMRKRGDFLEEVRRTVAHFLDSDYQFTALTPNFSLAFNALLEKLPRSKRFLLIDGDYPSINYPVISMGFPTSYVPLCADLEHQIWDAVKKHEPDFLCLSIVQYISGMKIDLDFLKDLKASFPDVIIIADATQYLGVEEFRFRESGIDILAASCYKWMHAGNGNAFMCFKEETVARLSEYFPHIEISEIRNQRGSFIGYFEPGHLDSVSFGALRKAIELIDSYGIHKISIAINKISSQAKTAFASRNLIASEVLGRDVHSSIFNLKLSDEVLQDLLAVKILCCKRGDGIRVGFHYYNTTEDLDQFLNTIDRHL